From the Xenorhabdus ishibashii genome, one window contains:
- a CDS encoding non-ribosomal peptide synthetase — translation MAAEERTNYPVSLSVDDLGDGFLLTTLTVTEIAPERINTYLATAISGLVDALVHNPQQAIRNISILPAAEQQQLLIDFNATQVDFPQEVFIHQLIEAQAAKYPEAIAVVYKDQTLNYGELNRRANQLAHHLLALGVQPDDRVAICVERSLEMVVGLLGTLKAGAAYVPLDPTYPLERLTYMLDDAAPVALLTQTSLIERLGTNLPIVLLDAPVFDNDAESNPDPQTLGLTSHHLAYVIYTSGSTGQPKGVMVEHAGFRNYLQWGLSHYVTTEQTDSIVSSPFAFDATVSSLYLPLLCGGKVHLIREGQTLTELVPALLSLSMASTTLVNVTPTLFAAMGQGLLAAKRTCPAHCFIVGGEMLSQSVVELWRDLSPESRIINEYGPTETVVGCITFDIHQQDSIVDNIPIGKPIANTRIYILDAHGQPVPLGVSGEIYIGGAGVSRGYLNRPELTAERFLADPFSSEPDARMYKTGDLGRWLPDGNIEYLGRNDFQVKIRGFRIELGEIETRLVACEGVKDAVVIAREEEQGDKRLVAYLIPQSGVTLNPASLREQLSSNLMEHMLPSAFVTLASFPLTPNAKLDRKALPAPDLSAVAVQDYVAPVGDIEIALAQIWQDLLRLEQVGRHDNFFELGGHSLLAVQLVAHVHQKLARDLSLQQLFDQPILMHLAQTLTGASTMAQIVIPVADRSQSLPLSFAQQRLWFLGQLDPAASLAYHIPVALRLTGQLNRHALTRAFDHLVARHESLRTRFVLVSGQPCQKIDPADIGFALTYQDLRALTSEARINRIAELMALDTQTPFDLTQGPLFRGHLLQLADKEHALLLTQHHIISDGWSVGVLIHELSVLYHALLDGQDTPLPPLPIQYADYAIWQRNWLQEAALTAQRDFWCTQLAGAPALLTLPTDRPRPAVQSFVGSRVPVHIDASLLDSLKKLGLRHHTTLFMTVLSAWSLVLSRLSGQDDIVIGTPVANRPHHKLEGLIGFFVNTLALRITFNDDLSVADLLAQVRERALAAYAHQDLPFEQVVEALQPERNLGYSPIFQVMLALDNTPTQTLAFSDIQCSPIEQVYPSAHFDLTLSLSETESGLIGELEYVTDLFDTATVERIVGYFNNVLTAMVVDETAADETQRIATLPMLPASERQQLLVDFNATQVDFPQEALIHQLFETQAEQHPQAIAVAFEEQTLSYSELNHRANQLAHYLIALGVQPDDRVAICVERSLEMVVGLLGILKAGAAYVPLDPAYPAERLTFMLDDAAPVALLTQTSLVGTLSGDRPTVLLDTLVLDDYAISNPDACVLGLTSRHLAYVIYTSGSTGLPKGVMVEHRGLYNLTQAQIEAFHITANTRLLQFASFSFDACISEIATTLCQGACLVLASREALLPGEALMTTLKTQAITHVTLPPVAASALTPDAELPDLTILVLAGEACSSSLIKRWATDQRIIINAYGPTESTVCATLSPCDIQDERVPPIGRPIANTQIYILDTQGQPVPFGVAGEIYIGGVGIARGYLNRPELTAERFQTDPFSSEPDARIYKTGDLGRWRPDGNIEYLGRNDFQVKLRGFRIELGEIEARLTQCDGIREAVVVAREDEPGQKRLVAYLRPEEGVELVPADLRQQLTQHLTDYMLPSAFVTLETFPLTPNGKLDRKALPAPDVSAIVTRDYEAPVGETEIALAQIWQKLLNLKQVSRHDHFFELGGHSLMIVSLIEELRHLGWQLDVRSVFVAPILVDMALAIQCEVSTFVVPPNRIPEDCTAITPDMLPLVSLSQTEIDTIVEQIPGGASNVQDIYPLAPLQEGILFHHLLQTQGDNYLQQSLLAFNTRERLDDFLAALQHVIDRHDILRTAIYWQGLEQPVQVVWRQAPLTIREFTPATMDDIPAQLLAHTDPRRHRIDLNHAPLFAADIAHDPAQNEWLLALRFHHLVSDHMTLELIFAEMALILQADTEKLPAVLPYRNFIAQTLNTPTAEHEAYFRARLADIDEPTAPFGVIDVKIGNDLVTKAHLSIAPALAKAIRTQARRLGVSPSVLFHVAWARVLAHTCGRDDVVFGSVLLGRLQGGAGSDRILGMFINTLPLRISLDGRTVQETVQETYQNLTTLLEHEQTPLVLAQRCSGVEQPMPLFSTLLNYRHSSSGETEAVDTIWAGIRVLSAEERTNYPVSLSVDDLGDDFLLTALTVTDIVPEQINAYLATAISGLVDALVHNPQQAIQNIPVLPASERQQLLVDFNATQADFPQETLIHQLFEAQAAQHPEAIALVFEAQTLSYGELNHRANQLAHYLITLGVRPDDRVALCAERSPEMVIGLLAILKAGGAYVPLDPAYPAERLVYMLEDAAPVALLTQTKLAKSEWLTQFNALPTVLLDNPEPRLTTQPTGNPEPHALGLASRHLAYVIYTSGSTGQPKGVMIEHQSLCNLIATQQPTLSLTADSRVLQFASNSFDASIWECCMALMAGARLCLAQRASLLPGAILSGYLADQAISHVLLSPTALAAMDSLPDTLQTLLVGGKRVRQP, via the coding sequence TTGGCCGCAGAGGAGCGCACTAACTACCCTGTCTCCTTATCGGTAGATGACTTAGGAGACGGCTTCCTGCTAACTACCCTGACTGTCACCGAAATTGCACCAGAACGAATCAACACCTATCTGGCGACAGCCATAAGCGGTTTGGTCGATGCCTTAGTGCATAATCCACAACAAGCGATCCGGAATATCTCCATTTTACCTGCGGCGGAACAGCAACAATTGCTGATAGATTTCAATGCCACTCAAGTCGATTTCCCCCAAGAAGTGTTTATCCACCAATTGATTGAGGCTCAGGCCGCCAAATATCCCGAAGCGATCGCGGTCGTCTATAAAGATCAGACACTAAACTATGGTGAATTGAACCGCCGTGCCAATCAACTGGCGCACCATCTATTGGCGTTGGGTGTGCAACCCGATGACCGAGTTGCCATTTGTGTCGAACGCAGTCTGGAGATGGTGGTGGGATTATTGGGTACTCTCAAGGCTGGCGCTGCTTATGTGCCACTCGATCCAACTTACCCACTCGAACGTCTGACTTATATGTTGGATGATGCCGCGCCGGTAGCATTACTTACCCAGACTTCCCTGATTGAGAGATTGGGCACCAACTTGCCTATCGTGCTGCTTGATGCTCCTGTCTTCGACAATGATGCGGAAAGCAACCCTGACCCCCAAACGCTGGGGCTGACCTCACATCATCTGGCGTATGTCATCTATACCTCTGGCTCTACCGGCCAACCCAAAGGCGTAATGGTTGAACACGCCGGATTCAGAAATTACCTACAGTGGGGGCTAAGTCATTATGTAACGACCGAACAGACAGACAGCATTGTGTCATCACCTTTTGCTTTTGATGCCACCGTCTCCAGTCTTTATTTACCTCTGCTTTGTGGCGGCAAAGTGCACCTTATCCGTGAAGGCCAGACACTGACTGAGTTGGTGCCTGCTCTGTTATCCCTCTCTATGGCATCCACTACGCTGGTTAACGTTACCCCGACCCTTTTCGCCGCAATGGGTCAGGGATTACTGGCAGCAAAACGGACTTGTCCTGCCCATTGTTTTATCGTTGGGGGGGAAATGCTCTCTCAATCTGTGGTCGAACTTTGGCGTGATCTGTCACCAGAATCACGCATTATCAACGAATATGGCCCAACCGAAACGGTGGTGGGTTGCATCACATTTGATATTCATCAGCAGGATAGTATCGTTGATAACATTCCCATCGGAAAACCGATCGCCAACACCCGAATTTATATTCTGGATGCACACGGTCAGCCCGTACCTCTTGGAGTGAGCGGTGAAATTTACATTGGTGGTGCAGGTGTGTCCCGCGGTTACCTGAACCGGCCTGAACTCACCGCTGAGCGCTTCCTCGCCGATCCATTCTCGTCGGAGCCAGACGCCCGCATGTACAAAACCGGCGACCTCGGTCGCTGGTTGCCCGATGGCAATATTGAGTATCTCGGTCGCAACGATTTTCAGGTCAAGATACGCGGTTTCCGCATTGAATTAGGCGAAATTGAGACGCGGCTGGTTGCTTGTGAAGGCGTCAAGGATGCTGTAGTGATCGCCCGTGAAGAAGAACAGGGTGATAAGCGTTTGGTTGCTTACCTCATTCCACAATCGGGAGTCACTCTCAATCCCGCCAGCCTGCGTGAACAACTAAGTTCCAATTTGATGGAACACATGCTCCCCAGTGCCTTTGTCACACTGGCGTCCTTCCCCCTAACCCCCAATGCCAAGCTGGATCGCAAGGCGCTGCCAGCACCGGATTTATCAGCCGTGGCGGTACAAGATTATGTTGCCCCTGTGGGCGACATAGAAATCGCCTTAGCGCAGATTTGGCAAGATTTGTTAAGGTTAGAACAAGTTGGTCGTCACGATAACTTCTTCGAACTCGGTGGCCATTCGCTGCTTGCTGTCCAACTGGTCGCACATGTACACCAGAAGTTGGCACGGGATTTGTCACTCCAGCAACTCTTTGATCAACCCATTTTGATGCATTTGGCTCAAACACTCACCGGTGCTTCAACAATGGCTCAGATAGTGATCCCGGTCGCTGATCGCAGCCAGTCGTTGCCCCTGTCCTTTGCTCAACAAAGGCTCTGGTTTCTGGGGCAACTCGATCCGGCTGCCAGTCTGGCTTATCATATTCCTGTGGCACTGCGCCTGACAGGTCAGCTTAATCGCCATGCCTTAACCCGGGCATTTGACCATCTGGTCGCCCGCCATGAAAGCTTGCGTACCCGCTTTGTGCTGGTTTCCGGCCAACCTTGCCAAAAGATTGATCCGGCCGATATTGGCTTTGCCCTGACTTATCAGGATCTGCGCGCATTAACATCTGAAGCACGTATCAACCGTATTGCAGAATTAATGGCACTCGACACGCAAACACCTTTTGACTTGACCCAAGGTCCGCTGTTCCGCGGCCACTTGCTGCAACTGGCAGATAAAGAGCATGCCTTGCTGCTCACGCAACATCATATTATTTCTGATGGCTGGTCCGTCGGTGTGCTGATACATGAACTCAGTGTGCTTTATCACGCCCTCCTTGACGGTCAAGATACACCTTTACCACCACTGCCCATTCAGTATGCCGACTATGCCATCTGGCAACGTAACTGGCTACAAGAAGCGGCGCTCACGGCACAACGTGATTTCTGGTGCACCCAACTTGCAGGAGCGCCGGCTTTACTGACTCTTCCGACCGACCGACCGCGCCCGGCAGTACAATCCTTTGTTGGTAGCCGAGTTCCTGTGCACATTGATGCAAGCTTATTGGACTCACTGAAAAAACTGGGACTGCGCCATCACACCACGTTATTTATGACAGTGCTCAGTGCCTGGAGCCTTGTACTGTCACGACTCAGTGGGCAGGATGATATCGTTATCGGTACGCCGGTTGCTAATCGCCCACACCATAAACTTGAAGGATTGATTGGTTTCTTTGTTAACACGCTGGCTTTACGCATCACCTTTAATGATGATCTTAGTGTGGCCGATCTGCTGGCTCAGGTTCGGGAACGGGCACTGGCCGCTTATGCCCATCAAGATTTACCCTTTGAGCAAGTGGTAGAAGCACTCCAGCCCGAACGCAATCTAGGCTATAGCCCGATTTTCCAAGTAATGCTGGCTTTAGACAATACGCCTACCCAGACGCTGGCATTTTCTGATATCCAATGTTCACCTATTGAGCAAGTGTATCCCAGCGCTCACTTTGATTTAACCTTGTCATTGTCCGAAACCGAGTCTGGTCTGATCGGTGAGCTGGAATATGTCACCGATTTATTCGATACCGCAACTGTTGAACGAATAGTCGGTTATTTCAATAATGTACTGACCGCTATGGTGGTAGATGAAACGGCGGCGGATGAAACCCAACGGATTGCCACGTTGCCGATGCTACCTGCATCAGAACGACAACAACTGCTGGTGGACTTCAATGCCACTCAGGTAGATTTCCCGCAAGAGGCCTTGATCCACCAACTGTTTGAAACACAGGCGGAACAGCATCCTCAGGCTATCGCCGTTGCCTTTGAGGAACAGACTCTGAGCTATAGTGAATTAAACCACCGCGCCAATCAGTTAGCACATTACCTGATTGCGCTGGGGGTACAGCCGGATGATCGGGTCGCCATTTGTGTCGAACGCAGTCTGGAGATGGTGGTGGGATTACTGGGTATCCTCAAGGCAGGAGCGGCCTATGTGCCGCTCGATCCGGCCTATCCAGCCGAACGACTGACCTTTATGTTGGATGATGCCGCCCCAGTGGCGTTACTTACCCAAACGTCGTTAGTTGGGACACTGAGCGGTGACCGACCTACTGTACTGCTTGACACCTTAGTCCTCGATGACTATGCAATAAGTAATCCTGATGCCTGTGTGCTGGGGTTAACCTCACGCCATCTGGCTTATGTTATCTACACATCTGGCTCTACTGGTCTGCCCAAAGGGGTGATGGTTGAGCATCGTGGTCTGTACAACCTGACTCAGGCACAAATTGAAGCCTTTCATATCACGGCTAACACCCGACTATTGCAATTTGCTTCTTTTAGTTTTGATGCCTGCATCTCTGAAATTGCCACCACACTGTGTCAAGGAGCCTGTCTGGTTCTGGCATCCCGTGAAGCGCTATTACCCGGTGAAGCTCTGATGACGACATTGAAAACTCAGGCGATCACTCATGTAACCCTGCCACCTGTTGCAGCCAGCGCATTAACGCCGGATGCTGAATTACCTGACCTGACCATTTTGGTGCTGGCCGGTGAAGCTTGTTCATCATCGTTGATCAAGCGTTGGGCAACCGACCAACGTATCATCATCAATGCTTATGGACCGACAGAATCCACTGTGTGTGCAACGCTTTCCCCATGTGATATTCAGGATGAAAGAGTCCCCCCGATAGGTCGGCCTATTGCGAATACTCAAATTTATATTCTGGATACACAAGGTCAACCCGTTCCGTTCGGTGTGGCGGGAGAAATTTATATCGGCGGTGTTGGTATTGCCCGTGGTTATCTCAATCGCCCTGAACTCACTGCCGAACGCTTCCAGACCGATCCGTTTTCTTCGGAGCCAGATGCCCGCATATACAAAACCGGCGACCTCGGCCGCTGGCGCCCCGATGGCAATATTGAATACCTCGGCCGTAACGATTTTCAGGTCAAGTTGCGTGGCTTCCGCATTGAGTTGGGGGAAATCGAGGCAAGACTCACGCAATGTGATGGCATACGTGAGGCAGTAGTGGTTGCGCGCGAAGATGAGCCGGGGCAGAAACGGCTGGTAGCTTATCTGCGACCAGAGGAAGGGGTTGAATTAGTGCCCGCTGATTTGCGTCAGCAACTCACCCAACACCTCACGGACTATATGCTGCCCAGCGCCTTTGTCACCTTAGAGACTTTCCCGCTCACCCCTAACGGTAAACTCGATCGTAAGGCCCTGCCGGCTCCTGATGTATCGGCGATTGTCACGCGCGACTATGAAGCTCCCGTCGGGGAGACCGAAATCGCTTTGGCGCAGATTTGGCAAAAACTATTGAATTTGAAACAGGTCAGCCGTCATGACCATTTCTTTGAACTCGGTGGTCATTCGCTGATGATTGTCAGCCTGATCGAAGAGTTACGCCATCTGGGCTGGCAACTTGATGTTCGCAGCGTATTTGTTGCGCCGATCCTCGTTGATATGGCTCTGGCTATCCAGTGTGAAGTCAGCACCTTTGTCGTGCCCCCTAATCGTATTCCCGAAGATTGCACGGCTATCACACCCGATATGCTGCCTTTAGTCTCACTTTCCCAAACTGAGATTGACACCATCGTTGAACAGATCCCAGGTGGCGCAAGTAATGTTCAGGATATCTATCCGCTGGCTCCCTTGCAGGAAGGGATCCTGTTCCATCATCTGTTACAGACACAGGGGGATAATTATCTACAGCAAAGCTTGCTCGCGTTCAATACCCGTGAGCGCCTTGATGACTTTTTAGCGGCGCTGCAACACGTCATCGACCGGCATGACATCCTGCGCACCGCCATTTATTGGCAGGGACTGGAACAGCCAGTTCAGGTGGTCTGGCGTCAGGCACCGCTCACAATCCGTGAATTTACCCCTGCCACAATGGACGATATTCCGGCGCAATTACTGGCTCACACGGATCCACGCCGGCACCGTATCGATCTGAACCACGCCCCGCTGTTTGCTGCTGATATCGCCCATGATCCGGCACAAAATGAATGGTTACTGGCACTGCGCTTCCATCATCTGGTCAGTGACCATATGACTCTGGAACTGATTTTTGCGGAAATGGCGCTCATCTTGCAGGCAGATACAGAGAAATTGCCGGCGGTATTGCCTTACCGCAACTTTATCGCTCAAACCTTAAATACACCAACCGCCGAGCATGAAGCTTATTTCCGCGCCCGACTGGCGGATATTGACGAACCCACGGCGCCGTTTGGGGTAATTGACGTAAAAATTGGCAATGACCTCGTCACTAAAGCACACCTCTCTATCGCACCAGCTCTGGCCAAAGCTATCCGCACTCAGGCGCGTCGTTTAGGTGTCAGCCCAAGTGTCCTGTTCCATGTTGCGTGGGCACGAGTGCTGGCACACACCTGTGGCCGCGATGACGTGGTATTTGGCTCCGTGCTACTGGGTCGCTTGCAAGGGGGCGCAGGATCTGATCGCATACTGGGCATGTTTATCAATACCCTGCCCCTGCGTATTTCTCTGGATGGGCGCACGGTACAAGAAACCGTGCAGGAAACCTATCAAAATCTGACTACCTTACTGGAGCATGAGCAGACTCCGTTAGTGCTGGCACAGCGGTGTAGCGGCGTGGAGCAACCCATGCCACTGTTCAGTACCTTACTGAATTATCGTCATAGTTCATCAGGTGAAACCGAGGCGGTTGATACCATCTGGGCAGGCATACGTGTTTTATCCGCAGAAGAGCGCACTAACTATCCTGTCTCCTTATCAGTGGATGACTTAGGGGATGATTTCCTGCTAACAGCTCTGACCGTCACCGATATTGTGCCAGAACAAATCAACGCCTATCTGGCGACGGCCATAAGCGGTTTAGTGGATGCCTTAGTGCATAATCCGCAACAAGCGATCCAAAATATCCCCGTCTTACCGGCATCAGAACGCCAACAACTGCTGGTGGATTTCAATGCTACTCAGGCCGATTTCCCGCAAGAGACGCTTATCCACCAACTGTTTGAGGCACAGGCCGCACAGCATCCCGAAGCCATCGCCCTTGTCTTTGAGGCGCAAACGCTCAGCTATGGTGAATTAAACCACCGTGCCAACCAGTTGGCGCATTATCTGATTACGTTAGGGGTGCGGCCGGATGATCGGGTCGCCCTCTGTGCCGAGCGCAGTCCGGAGATGGTGATCGGCTTACTGGCTATCCTCAAAGCTGGCGGGGCTTATGTGCCGCTTGATCCGGCTTATCCGGCCGAACGGTTGGTCTATATGCTGGAAGATGCGGCTCCTGTGGCTTTACTGACCCAGACGAAATTAGCCAAATCAGAGTGGCTCACTCAGTTTAAT